From a single Candidatus Izimaplasma bacterium HR1 genomic region:
- the metG gene encoding Methionine--tRNA ligase, which yields MKTFYITTPIYYPSGKLHIGNSYTTVLCDSINRYKKLRGYDTYYLTGMDEHGQKVETVAKERSLTPQAHVDIIADDTKKLWKMLDIKYDDFIRTTEDRHEVVVEQIFEQLLKQDDIYLGEYEGHYCIHDESFFTETQLVDGKNCPDCGRPTELIKEESYFLRLPKYQDWLLKYIEDNPGFITPESRKNEVVSFIKGGLRDLSVSRTSFEWGVKVKSNPKHVIYVWIDALSNYITALGYRSKDTKLFNKYWGGDEVLHVVGKDILRFHAIYWPIMLKALDIPVNFKLYAHGWYLMKDGKMSKSKGKVVYPDDLIPRYGLDAMRYFLLKEIPYSGDGVFTPEDFVARVNYDLANDFGNLLNRTINMVNKYFNSSIKKNSATTEFDQLLVDKVKETIEAYSTSMDAMKVSNAISSLWSLISRTNKYIDETTPWVLAKDETKKDELENVLYNLVESLRHIGVMLKPILLDASKGLFTQLNIPTNLQTWDSLEFGSLKEVTVTDKPNPLFPRLDKKIEEEFIGTLLSGHPCKNCKDEEKEPENLITIEDFDKVEMVVGEILECKVHPDADRLLVSQVNTKDKVRQIVSGVSKYYSPEDMIGKKVVIVKNLKPVKLRGVLSEGMILAGKGRKALEVLELNNLKPGDKIS from the coding sequence ATGAAAACATTCTATATCACTACACCAATTTATTATCCTAGTGGAAAACTTCATATCGGTAACTCATATACGACAGTGTTATGCGATTCAATAAACCGTTATAAAAAACTCCGAGGGTACGACACATACTACTTAACGGGAATGGATGAACACGGCCAAAAAGTAGAAACTGTTGCTAAAGAAAGAAGCTTAACACCGCAAGCTCATGTCGATATCATCGCTGATGATACGAAGAAACTATGGAAAATGTTAGACATAAAATACGATGACTTTATTCGTACAACTGAAGATAGACATGAAGTAGTTGTCGAACAAATCTTTGAACAACTTCTCAAACAAGATGATATCTATTTAGGAGAATACGAAGGACATTACTGTATTCATGACGAATCATTCTTCACAGAAACACAATTAGTTGATGGTAAGAATTGTCCTGATTGCGGGAGACCAACAGAATTGATTAAAGAAGAATCATATTTCTTGCGTTTACCTAAATATCAAGATTGGCTTCTTAAATATATCGAAGACAATCCAGGATTCATTACTCCTGAATCAAGAAAAAATGAAGTTGTATCATTTATAAAAGGTGGTTTAAGAGACTTAAGCGTTAGCCGTACTTCATTCGAATGGGGAGTTAAAGTTAAAAGTAATCCTAAACATGTTATCTATGTCTGGATTGATGCTTTATCTAACTATATAACAGCTTTAGGTTACAGAAGTAAAGATACCAAGTTATTTAACAAATACTGGGGTGGAGACGAAGTCTTACACGTTGTAGGTAAAGATATCCTAAGATTTCATGCTATCTACTGGCCGATTATGTTAAAAGCTTTAGATATCCCTGTGAACTTTAAGTTATATGCTCATGGTTGGTATTTAATGAAAGACGGTAAAATGTCAAAATCTAAAGGAAAAGTAGTTTATCCTGATGATCTAATCCCTCGTTATGGATTAGATGCTATGAGATATTTCTTATTAAAAGAAATCCCTTATTCAGGAGATGGTGTATTTACACCTGAAGACTTTGTAGCTAGAGTTAACTATGATCTTGCTAATGACTTTGGAAACCTGTTAAACCGTACGATAAATATGGTAAATAAATATTTTAATTCAAGTATTAAAAAGAATTCAGCAACAACTGAATTCGATCAATTACTTGTTGATAAAGTAAAAGAGACAATTGAAGCATATTCAACTAGTATGGATGCAATGAAGGTTTCAAATGCTATTTCTAGTTTATGGAGTTTAATCTCAAGAACTAACAAATATATAGATGAAACTACTCCTTGGGTATTAGCTAAAGATGAAACTAAAAAAGACGAACTAGAAAACGTCTTATATAATTTAGTGGAATCACTAAGACATATTGGTGTTATGTTAAAACCAATACTATTAGATGCTAGTAAAGGATTATTCACACAATTAAATATTCCTACTAACTTACAAACATGGGATTCATTAGAATTTGGTTCATTAAAAGAAGTAACAGTTACTGATAAACCAAATCCATTATTTCCTCGTTTAGATAAGAAAATAGAAGAAGAATTTATTGGTACTCTTTTAAGCGGACATCCATGTAAGAACTGTAAGGATGAAGAAAAAGAACCAGAGAACTTAATCACAATCGAAGATTTTGATAAAGTTGAAATGGTTGTTGGTGAAATCTTAGAATGTAAAGTTCACCCTGATGCAGATAGATTACTTGTCTCACAAGTAAACACTAAAGACAAAGTAAGACAAATCGTTAGTGGTGTTTCGAAATACTATTCTCCAGAAGATATGATTGGTAAAAAAGTAGTTATTGTTAAGAACTTAAAACCAGTTAAATTAAGAGGAGTTCTATCAGAAGGAATGATTCTTGCTGGTAAAGGTAGAAAAGCTCTAGAAGTATTAGAACTAAATAATTTAAAACCAGGAGACAAGATCTCATAA
- the rpmG2_1 gene encoding 50S ribosomal protein L33 2, producing the protein MRQKIILICEVCLSRNYTTYKNKDKKERLQVKKHCKRCGKHTLHKESK; encoded by the coding sequence ATGAGACAAAAAATTATCTTAATATGTGAAGTATGTTTAAGTAGAAACTATACAACATATAAGAATAAAGATAAAAAAGAAAGATTACAAGTAAAGAAGCATTGTAAGCGTTGTGGAAAACACACTTTACATAAAGAAAGTAAGTAG
- the rpsI gene encoding 30S ribosomal protein S9 has protein sequence MAKVMYRGTGRRKSSVARVILTPGTGKFAINGRKFNEYIPSAATRLDVEQPLTMTENLKTFDISVNVYGGGISGQAGAIRHGITRALLEVNKDYRKTLKVAGMITRDPRVKERKKPGLKKARRAPQFSKR, from the coding sequence ATGGCTAAAGTAATGTACAGAGGTACAGGACGTAGAAAAAGCTCTGTAGCTAGAGTTATCTTAACTCCAGGTACAGGTAAATTCGCAATTAACGGACGTAAATTTAACGAATATATTCCTAGTGCTGCTACTCGCTTAGACGTTGAACAACCACTAACAATGACAGAAAACTTAAAAACTTTTGATATTTCTGTTAATGTATATGGTGGAGGAATCAGTGGACAAGCTGGAGCAATCCGTCACGGTATAACAAGAGCTTTATTAGAAGTTAATAAAGACTACCGTAAGACTTTAAAAGTTGCTGGAATGATTACACGTGATCCACGTGTTAAAGAACGTAAAAAACCTGGTCTGAAAAAAGCTCGTCGTGCACCACAATTTAGTAAACGTTAA
- the mrnC gene encoding Mini-ribonuclease 3, producing MNFNGLTLAYIGDASYELLVREYLLRKGLTKVDNLHKEAIKYTSAEGQEKAFNFIESSLSEEEISIFKRGRNSKSERKARNASLATYKRATGFESLMGYLHLSDNIERINELFIMIIDGFENA from the coding sequence ATGAATTTTAATGGTCTAACTTTAGCCTATATAGGCGATGCATCATATGAATTGCTAGTAAGAGAATACCTTCTTAGAAAAGGACTTACAAAAGTTGATAATTTACATAAAGAAGCTATTAAATATACAAGTGCTGAAGGACAAGAAAAAGCTTTTAATTTTATTGAAAGTTCTCTATCTGAAGAAGAGATATCTATATTTAAAAGAGGACGTAATTCTAAATCAGAACGTAAAGCTAGAAACGCTAGTCTTGCCACGTATAAAAGAGCTACAGGTTTTGAATCATTAATGGGTTATCTTCATTTAAGCGATAACATCGAAAGAATCAATGAATTATTCATTATGATTATTGATGGTTTTGAAAATGCGTAG
- the gltX_1 gene encoding Glutamate--tRNA ligase, producing the protein MKVLVCKNKHCRGKESEELLKALKDKDVILDHSSCMDMCDSGPNLFVIPSLKMYGNVTLNRLDDVLNGNADDLLYKDEIDDLDVIDEYTKNPMHERTVKLFRWHLDKQEKSSVAELCEIISDFKKKYDVNGIDFTNPVKIALIGSHQGPDLPKLIHYLGKERAMQLFDEYLKRNKQ; encoded by the coding sequence ATGAAAGTATTAGTGTGTAAAAACAAACACTGTAGAGGAAAGGAATCTGAAGAATTATTAAAAGCTCTTAAGGATAAAGATGTGATCTTAGATCATTCTTCTTGTATGGATATGTGTGACAGTGGTCCTAATCTATTTGTGATTCCAAGCTTAAAGATGTATGGCAATGTCACGCTAAACAGACTGGATGATGTATTGAATGGAAATGCTGATGATTTGCTTTATAAAGACGAAATCGATGATTTAGATGTTATAGATGAATATACTAAAAATCCGATGCATGAACGAACAGTAAAACTATTCAGATGGCACCTTGATAAACAAGAGAAATCGAGTGTAGCGGAACTCTGTGAAATCATTAGTGATTTCAAGAAGAAGTACGATGTAAATGGGATTGATTTTACTAATCCTGTTAAGATTGCACTCATCGGTTCTCACCAAGGACCAGACCTACCAAAACTTATTCATTATCTTGGAAAAGAGAGAGCAATGCAGTTGTTTGATGAGTATTTGAAGCGAAACAAACAATAA
- the rluF gene encoding Ribosomal large subunit pseudouridine synthase F: MEIRLNKYLSEVGYCSRREADRLIKDSRVTVNGDLPELGQKVTEEDEIKVDGKNIKKNSKLVYLALNKPKGITCTTDQTDPTNVVDFIKFPLRIFHIGRLDKDSEGLIFLTNDGDIVNKILRSGNKHEKEYVVEVDTTITWQFIQKMSRGVPVLGKMTKPCHVEKIDDYHFRITLTEGLNRQIRRMCTALNFHVTRLMRVRVMNITIDGIRPGKWRYLSNDEVKEIKSLTEHSSKTEEASN, encoded by the coding sequence ATGGAAATAAGATTGAATAAGTATTTAAGTGAAGTTGGTTATTGCTCTAGAAGAGAAGCAGACCGTTTAATAAAAGATAGTAGAGTTACTGTCAATGGTGATTTACCTGAACTTGGCCAAAAGGTAACAGAAGAAGACGAAATCAAAGTTGATGGAAAAAACATCAAGAAAAATAGCAAGCTAGTTTATCTAGCTTTAAATAAGCCAAAAGGAATAACTTGCACTACTGATCAAACTGATCCAACTAATGTAGTTGATTTTATTAAATTTCCTCTAAGAATTTTTCATATAGGGAGATTAGATAAAGACAGTGAGGGATTAATCTTTTTAACAAATGATGGAGATATAGTAAACAAAATCCTTAGAAGTGGGAATAAACACGAGAAGGAATATGTTGTAGAAGTTGATACCACAATTACATGGCAATTTATTCAAAAGATGAGCCGCGGGGTTCCCGTTTTAGGTAAAATGACAAAACCTTGTCATGTCGAAAAAATTGATGATTACCATTTTAGAATTACACTAACAGAAGGACTAAACAGACAAATAAGAAGAATGTGTACTGCTCTTAATTTTCATGTAACAAGACTAATGAGAGTAAGAGTGATGAATATAACAATAGATGGTATTAGACCAGGTAAATGGCGTTACTTATCTAATGACGAAGTCAAAGAAATTAAATCACTAACAGAACATTCAAGTAAAACTGAAGAAGCAAGTAATTAA
- the secE gene encoding Protein translocase subunit SecE produces MAKKELQEHKPNRVLEILRTEYPFERILLGVLGAFVIVLGVYLLEGSVLEIRLTTWWIFNTALKRTIFSIFIILVGTIAFFMAVWPFFVPSIAEMRKVSWPNKKTIFNHSARVFGFIIIISLFFVLIDFGLSPFFDWINGLGQ; encoded by the coding sequence ATGGCTAAAAAAGAACTACAAGAACACAAACCAAATCGTGTGTTAGAAATTTTAAGAACAGAATATCCTTTTGAAAGAATTCTTCTAGGGGTTTTAGGAGCATTCGTTATCGTTTTAGGTGTTTATTTATTAGAAGGATCTGTTTTAGAAATCAGATTAACTACATGGTGGATATTTAATACAGCATTAAAAAGAACTATTTTCTCGATTTTCATTATCTTAGTTGGGACAATTGCGTTCTTTATGGCGGTATGGCCTTTCTTCGTACCAAGTATAGCTGAGATGAGAAAAGTATCTTGGCCAAATAAAAAAACTATTTTTAACCATTCAGCAAGAGTATTTGGATTTATTATTATTATCAGTTTATTCTTTGTATTAATCGATTTTGGATTATCACCATTCTTCGATTGGATCAACGGTCTAGGACAGTAA
- the sigH gene encoding RNA polymerase sigma-H factor — protein sequence MIFQGHNDFEVLYQIREGNNEALQLMFEKYNSLISKKIYKFNLAYEYDDIYQEGLMMLHKSIITYNEDRGKTFTRYFEMNLERKLMTIVTKKRRRSEIFSSNELYIYEQNHNTGANSQYFELYKKEIEKILTKEEYLVYTLRELKNYSINYISGLTGLKNKQIYNVLHRARTKIRTYFNN from the coding sequence ATGATTTTTCAAGGACATAATGATTTTGAAGTTTTATACCAGATTAGAGAAGGTAACAATGAAGCTTTACAACTTATGTTTGAGAAATACAATTCGCTAATTTCGAAAAAAATATATAAGTTCAACCTCGCTTATGAGTATGATGACATTTATCAAGAAGGTTTGATGATGCTCCATAAATCAATCATTACTTATAATGAAGATAGAGGTAAAACATTTACAAGATACTTTGAAATGAACTTAGAAAGAAAATTGATGACTATCGTTACAAAAAAACGAAGAAGATCAGAAATTTTTTCATCAAATGAATTATACATTTATGAGCAGAATCATAATACTGGGGCGAATTCTCAATATTTTGAATTATACAAAAAAGAAATTGAGAAAATTCTTACCAAAGAAGAGTATTTAGTATATACTTTAAGAGAGTTAAAAAATTATAGCATCAACTATATATCTGGGTTAACAGGTTTGAAAAATAAGCAAATATACAATGTTTTGCATCGTGCTAGGACGAAAATCCGCACTTATTTTAATAACTAA
- the gltX_2 gene encoding Glutamate--tRNA ligase — MAVRTRFAPSPTGFIHVGNLRSAIFTYLIAKKDKGTFVLRIEDTDQERYVEGAVDTIYYTLDSCGLLWDEGPDKGGEFGPYIQSERMEQYKKYALQLVEKKEAYKCFCTPERLVSLREDGHAKYDKHCLHLTEEEVAQKETEGIPYVIRQKVPETGSTSFTCQVYGEIKIDNKEIEDQIILKSDNYPTYNFANVIDDHLMNITHVVRGNEYLTSTPKYTLLYKALGWDEPTYVHLPHVIKEGGKKLSKREGDAYYTDFIKRGYLPDAIVNFLVLLGWSPENNQEKFSLTELEEIFSIDRINKSPAVFDIKKLNWVNAQYIKELSIDELKEVCMPHLVNSGIIEGKDESWIDSLLNVFKDRISYGEEVIELYDEFFNLEFKLDEEATEFLNQEGVNDTLIAFKELLIELENFTAQDIKPLIKQTGKISGSKGKMLYMPLRIATTASMHGPDLPQVLALLGKDTVIERLNSNIK; from the coding sequence ATGGCAGTAAGAACAAGGTTTGCACCATCACCTACAGGATTCATTCATGTTGGTAATTTACGTAGTGCAATTTTCACTTATTTAATCGCAAAAAAAGACAAAGGAACTTTTGTTTTAAGAATAGAAGATACTGATCAAGAAAGATATGTTGAAGGTGCAGTAGATACTATTTATTACACATTAGATTCTTGTGGTCTATTATGGGATGAAGGACCTGATAAAGGTGGAGAATTCGGACCATATATTCAATCAGAAAGAATGGAACAATATAAGAAATATGCTTTACAGTTAGTTGAGAAAAAAGAGGCTTACAAATGCTTCTGTACTCCCGAAAGACTAGTTTCATTAAGAGAAGATGGGCATGCTAAATATGACAAGCATTGTCTTCATTTGACTGAAGAAGAAGTTGCTCAAAAAGAAACAGAAGGTATTCCTTATGTTATAAGACAAAAAGTACCGGAAACAGGTTCAACATCTTTTACCTGTCAAGTTTATGGAGAAATCAAAATCGATAATAAAGAAATTGAAGATCAAATAATTTTAAAAAGTGATAACTATCCTACTTATAACTTTGCTAATGTTATTGATGATCATTTAATGAATATTACACATGTTGTTAGAGGGAATGAATATTTAACTTCAACTCCTAAATATACTTTATTGTATAAAGCCTTAGGTTGGGATGAGCCAACTTATGTTCATTTACCACATGTTATCAAAGAAGGCGGTAAAAAACTTTCTAAACGTGAAGGTGATGCTTATTACACTGACTTTATTAAAAGAGGATACCTTCCTGATGCAATTGTTAACTTCCTTGTTTTACTAGGATGGTCTCCAGAAAACAATCAAGAGAAATTTAGTTTAACTGAATTAGAAGAAATCTTCTCAATTGATCGTATTAATAAATCACCAGCAGTATTTGATATTAAAAAACTAAACTGGGTTAATGCACAATATATCAAAGAATTATCAATTGATGAATTAAAAGAAGTATGTATGCCACATCTTGTCAACAGTGGAATCATTGAAGGTAAAGATGAATCTTGGATTGATAGTTTATTAAATGTTTTCAAAGATAGAATTAGTTATGGTGAAGAAGTAATTGAGTTATATGATGAATTCTTTAACTTAGAATTTAAACTAGATGAGGAAGCAACTGAATTCTTAAATCAAGAAGGAGTTAATGATACATTAATTGCTTTTAAAGAATTATTAATAGAGTTAGAAAACTTCACTGCTCAAGATATTAAACCGTTAATTAAGCAAACAGGTAAGATAAGCGGTTCAAAAGGTAAAATGTTATATATGCCTTTACGTATCGCCACTACTGCATCAATGCATGGACCTGATTTACCACAAGTTCTTGCTTTACTTGGAAAAGATACAGTGATAGAAAGATTAAATAGTAATATAAAATAA
- the cysS gene encoding Cysteine--tRNA ligase, which translates to MKIFNSYTNKLEEFVPRHKGKVSIYVCGPTVYSYIHIGNARPVIFFDTVRRYFEHRDYEVKFASNFTDVDDKIITKAIEVEKTEKEITDKFIEAFLTDVEKVNSKTDYIKPRVTEYMDKIILYIQELINKGYAYQADGDVYFRVTKIKDYGILSNRNVDDLISGARIEVNTKKENPLDFTLWKKTDVGIKFAAPFGEGRPGWHTECVAMIENIFGEEIDIHGGGSGLLFPHHENEIAQAKALHNHSIAKYWMHNGLLNIGNAKMSKSEGKTILVKDLTVNPNAFRLFTLSTHYRSPINYTDEVLNNYVKEWDKIVRVYKALHLKLDLNDHIYGNAKIHPDLLLIYKEFLEAMDNDFNTANGITALQKLVKIANQMLRSNTELDVLLSVLKLFNDFFSVFGLKPDVIELEREDKKTYLLWEKARKDKDFSAADKYRNILQEKGVI; encoded by the coding sequence ATGAAAATATTCAACTCATATACTAATAAACTAGAAGAATTTGTCCCTAGACATAAGGGTAAAGTAAGTATCTATGTCTGTGGTCCTACTGTTTATAGTTATATTCATATCGGTAATGCCCGCCCTGTTATTTTCTTTGATACAGTGAGAAGATATTTTGAACATCGTGACTATGAGGTGAAGTTTGCTTCAAACTTCACAGATGTTGATGATAAAATCATTACAAAAGCGATCGAAGTAGAGAAAACAGAAAAAGAGATAACTGATAAATTTATTGAAGCTTTTTTAACGGATGTTGAAAAAGTGAATTCAAAAACTGATTATATAAAACCTAGAGTTACTGAATATATGGATAAGATTATCCTTTATATTCAAGAACTTATTAATAAAGGATATGCTTATCAAGCAGATGGTGATGTTTATTTTAGAGTAACTAAAATTAAAGATTACGGTATTTTAAGCAATCGTAATGTTGATGATTTAATTAGTGGAGCACGTATTGAAGTGAATACTAAGAAAGAGAATCCTCTTGATTTTACGTTGTGGAAAAAAACAGATGTAGGGATAAAATTCGCTGCCCCGTTTGGTGAAGGACGTCCTGGTTGGCACACTGAGTGTGTGGCAATGATTGAAAATATCTTCGGTGAAGAGATTGATATTCACGGTGGTGGAAGTGGTCTGTTATTCCCTCATCATGAAAACGAAATAGCACAAGCTAAAGCACTTCATAATCACTCTATAGCTAAGTATTGGATGCATAATGGATTACTAAATATTGGTAATGCAAAAATGAGTAAAAGCGAAGGAAAAACGATCCTTGTGAAAGACCTAACAGTTAATCCTAACGCATTTAGATTGTTTACCTTATCAACGCATTATCGTTCACCAATTAACTATACTGATGAAGTCTTAAATAATTATGTAAAAGAATGGGATAAAATTGTTAGAGTATATAAAGCCTTACACCTAAAATTAGATCTAAATGATCATATATATGGTAATGCTAAAATTCATCCTGATCTTCTTTTAATATATAAAGAGTTTTTGGAAGCAATGGATAACGATTTTAATACTGCTAATGGAATTACTGCCCTCCAAAAACTAGTGAAAATAGCTAATCAAATGTTACGTAGTAATACGGAACTTGATGTCTTATTAAGTGTTTTAAAACTGTTTAATGATTTCTTCTCAGTATTCGGGTTAAAACCTGATGTTATTGAGTTAGAAAGAGAAGATAAAAAAACATACCTATTATGGGAGAAAGCTCGTAAGGATAAAGACTTTAGTGCTGCTGATAAATACCGTAATATTCTTCAAGAAAAAGGTGTTATCTAA
- the rplM gene encoding 50S ribosomal protein L13, with protein MKTYMANSDTVERKWFVVDAKGKRLGRLATEVASVIRGKHKPTFTPHVDCGDYVIVINAKEIELTGKKWDDKKYYRHSQYPGGLSTTTAKEMNNKFPERIVEFAVKGMLPKGKLGRAMYKKLFVYAGAEHPHAAQKPEVMELIG; from the coding sequence ATGAAAACATACATGGCTAATAGTGATACAGTTGAACGTAAATGGTTCGTTGTTGATGCTAAAGGTAAACGTCTTGGACGTTTAGCAACTGAAGTAGCTTCAGTTATTAGAGGAAAACACAAACCAACATTTACACCACACGTAGACTGTGGAGATTACGTTATCGTAATCAATGCTAAAGAGATTGAGTTAACAGGTAAAAAATGGGATGACAAGAAATATTATCGTCATTCACAATATCCAGGTGGATTAAGCACAACTACGGCAAAAGAAATGAACAACAAATTCCCTGAAAGAATTGTTGAATTTGCTGTAAAAGGTATGCTTCCTAAAGGAAAATTAGGACGCGCAATGTACAAAAAATTATTCGTTTACGCTGGAGCTGAGCATCCACATGCTGCTCAAAAACCAGAAGTAATGGAATTAATAGGTTAA
- the kmo gene encoding Kynurenine 3-monooxygenase — translation MYDIVIVGAGPAGSTLARLLPKVLKVLIIDKRNLNEYPPKKEKACGGLISPDAQRMLAKFDIGLEKGILVSPQLFAVKVIDNDNNLERFYQRNYVNIDREKFDRALTKYIPENVEQIYNVKFNNCTKESNGYRFEYFENNELKSIETKIIVGADGGNSILRKSLYPDDKIKKYISIQKWYLQDEPVNHYTAIFDKEISDYYSWTISKDNMLVLGTAISVNEENPHAKFDELEELIKSKGYDVSRETKTEGAFILRPTKLRDIKSGKDDIYLIGEAAGLISPSSAEGFSYAMKSAVYLSKALQTISPRKSYKRQLVKLKLNLLFKYIKLPAMYNKFFRKIILKTNLMTINVSKNKGE, via the coding sequence ATGTATGATATCGTTATTGTTGGTGCTGGTCCCGCAGGGAGCACATTGGCTAGATTGCTACCTAAAGTATTAAAAGTACTTATTATAGATAAAAGGAATTTGAATGAATATCCGCCTAAAAAGGAAAAAGCTTGTGGTGGTTTAATAAGTCCTGATGCCCAAAGAATGCTTGCTAAGTTTGACATTGGTTTAGAAAAGGGAATCTTAGTTAGCCCGCAGTTATTTGCGGTTAAAGTTATCGATAATGATAATAACTTAGAAAGATTCTATCAACGTAATTATGTAAATATAGATAGAGAAAAGTTCGATAGAGCTTTAACGAAGTATATACCTGAAAATGTCGAACAAATATATAATGTTAAATTTAACAATTGCACAAAAGAAAGTAATGGATATAGATTTGAATATTTTGAAAATAATGAATTAAAATCAATTGAAACTAAAATTATTGTTGGAGCTGATGGAGGTAATTCTATATTACGAAAATCACTTTATCCAGATGATAAGATTAAGAAGTACATATCTATTCAAAAATGGTATTTACAAGATGAGCCAGTAAATCATTACACAGCTATTTTTGATAAAGAAATAAGTGATTATTATTCGTGGACTATTTCCAAAGACAATATGCTTGTCTTAGGAACTGCAATTAGCGTTAATGAAGAAAATCCACATGCTAAATTTGATGAATTAGAAGAACTAATTAAGTCAAAAGGATATGATGTTTCAAGAGAAACAAAAACAGAAGGTGCCTTTATTTTAAGACCAACTAAACTTAGAGATATTAAGTCGGGAAAAGATGATATTTATCTTATTGGAGAAGCAGCTGGTTTGATAAGTCCTAGTAGTGCTGAAGGCTTTAGTTATGCTATGAAGAGCGCCGTATATCTCTCTAAAGCATTACAAACTATTTCCCCAAGAAAAAGTTATAAGAGGCAACTAGTAAAACTTAAATTGAATCTATTATTTAAGTATATAAAGTTACCAGCAATGTATAATAAATTTTTTAGAAAAATAATTTTAAAAACAAACTTAATGACAATCAATGTCAGTAAGAATAAAGGAGAATAA
- a CDS encoding Putative TrmH family tRNA/rRNA methyltransferase, with amino-acid sequence MKSYDTIFIQKEVMNLATIITGKNTVYEAIKADRKVFELYVLTGTCFGVCAAAKKDGVTVIEMDKKKLNEILPPNNQGIGAKVADYKTIDLVDALAKPKQNKLYIMLDSLEDPHNLGAILRSSDAFNVDGIILPKNRSVKLTNTVAKVSTGAIEHVDVIGVTNLNQTIKKLKDSGFWIVGTDAETEQTIGEMNVDTDLCIVIGNEGKGISRLVKENCDYTVKIPMSGHVNSLNASVSAAIVIYEVFRRRGE; translated from the coding sequence ATGAAATCATATGATACAATATTTATACAAAAGGAAGTGATGAATTTGGCAACTATTATAACTGGTAAAAATACTGTTTACGAAGCAATTAAGGCAGACCGAAAAGTATTTGAATTATATGTTCTAACAGGAACTTGTTTTGGGGTATGTGCAGCTGCTAAAAAAGATGGTGTTACAGTCATTGAGATGGATAAGAAAAAACTTAATGAAATCTTACCACCTAATAACCAAGGAATTGGTGCCAAAGTAGCAGATTATAAAACAATTGATTTAGTAGATGCGTTAGCTAAACCTAAACAAAATAAACTTTATATTATGCTCGACTCTTTAGAAGATCCACATAATTTAGGTGCGATTTTACGAAGTAGTGATGCTTTCAATGTTGATGGGATTATTTTGCCTAAAAACCGAAGTGTTAAATTAACTAATACCGTTGCAAAAGTTTCAACTGGTGCAATTGAACATGTTGATGTTATTGGTGTTACTAATTTAAACCAAACGATTAAGAAATTAAAAGATAGTGGTTTTTGGATTGTTGGGACAGACGCAGAAACTGAACAAACAATTGGTGAAATGAATGTTGATACAGATTTGTGTATCGTTATTGGTAATGAAGGAAAAGGAATAAGCAGATTAGTTAAAGAAAATTGTGACTATACTGTAAAGATTCCAATGTCAGGGCATGTTAATAGTCTGAATGCAAGCGTTAGCGCTGCTATAGTTATATATGAGGTGTTTAGAAGAAGAGGTGAATAA
- the cspB gene encoding Cold shock protein CspB, producing the protein MTGTVKWFNSEKGYGFVTSEEGLDIFVHFTAITGDGFKSLEEGAKVEFEVVEGDRGPQAANIVKL; encoded by the coding sequence ATGACAGGTACAGTAAAATGGTTTAATTCAGAAAAAGGTTATGGTTTTGTTACTTCGGAAGAAGGGCTTGACATTTTCGTTCACTTCACAGCTATCACTGGTGACGGATTCAAAAGCTTAGAAGAAGGCGCAAAAGTTGAATTTGAAGTTGTTGAAGGCGACAGAGGACCTCAAGCAGCTAACATAGTAAAACTTTAA